Proteins encoded together in one Oreochromis aureus strain Israel breed Guangdong linkage group 23, ZZ_aureus, whole genome shotgun sequence window:
- the LOC116317749 gene encoding cytochrome P450 2J6-like, producing MDSIISVIGTYVSWDLKSLLLFTAVFIITADYIKNRRPAGYPPGPRGLPIMGNLFTIDQNRAHESMTQLAETYGNVYSLRMGQEWMVVLNGFDILKEALVTQGDSLADRPDLPFQTDIAHGLGVITSSGNLWKQQRRFALSTLRQFGFGKKSLESVILDEFTYCAKNIRSYKGKPFNPHLILNNAVSNIICSLVFGHRFEYGEEKFIKMMQLFDKALQIEGSVWAQLYNSFPVLMRRLPGPHQTGKQMWNEVLDFIRVELNEHKKTWDPSETRDYIDCYLSEIQMNKGQDNSTFDEENLVICVLDLFVAGSETTSTTLRWAFLYMAKYPEIQEKVQAEIDREIGESRQPSMEDRANLPYTDAVIHEIQRISNIAPLSVPHVTNRDVELGGYAVPKGVIVIANLTSVLFDKKEWETPHTFNPNHFLNEEGKFVKRAAFLPFSLGKRVCLGESLAKMELFLFFTSFMQHFTFSMPAGVKPDMDYRFGLTLTPKNYEICITPRH from the exons ATGGATTCAATCATTTCTGTAATTGGAACCTATGTTTCCTGGGATCTCAAGAGTCTGCTGCTCTTCACTGCAGTTTTCATCATCACTGCAGACTATATTAAGAATCGTCGGCCAGCAGGCTATCCTCCAGGACCCCGGGGTCTACCAATTATGGGCAACCTATTCACTATAGATCAGAACAGGGCCCATGAGAGTATGACACAG TTAGCAGAGACATATGGAAATGTGTACAGTCTCCGGATGGGACAGGAATGGATGGTGGTTTTAAACGGGTTTGATATTCTGAAAGAAGCTCTAGTGACGCAGGGAGACAGCCTGGCGGACCGCCCAGACCTTCCTTTTCAGACTGATATAGCACATGGATTAG GTGTCATTACCAGTAGTGGAAACCTCTGGAAGCAGCAGAGACGCTTTGCACTTTCAACCCTTAGACAGTTTGGATTTGGCAAGAAGTCACTTGAATCTGTCATCCTGGATGAATTTACATATTGTGCAAAAAACATCAGAAGCTATAAAG GTAAGCCATTCAATCCACACCTCATCCTTAACAATGCTGTCTCCAACATCATCTGCTCCCTGGTGTTCGGCCATCGCTTTGAGTACGGTGAGGAGAAGTTCATTAAAATGATGCAACTGTTTGACAAAGCGCTCCAGATTGAAGGCTCCGTTTGGGCACAG CTTTATAATTCATTTCCTGTCCTGATGAGACGTTTACCAGGTCCGCATCAGACTGGCAAGCAGATGTGGAATGAAGTGTTAGATTTCATACGAGTAGAGCTAAATGAGCACAAGAAGACCTGGGATCCCTCAGAAACACGTGACTACATTGATTGTTACCTCAGTGAGATTCAAATG AATAAGGGGCAGGACAACAGCACTTTTGATGAGGAAAATCTGGTTATTTGTGTTTTGGATCTTTTCGTGGCTGGATCTGAAACCACATCCACCACCCTGCGCTGGGCTTTCCTCTACATGGCAAAATATCCTGAGATTCAGG AAAAGGTACAGGCTGAGATAGACAGAGAGATTGGAGAGTCCAGACAGCCATCAATGGAGGACCGTGCAAACCTGCCTTACACTGATGCTGTTATCCATGAGATCCAGAGGATTTCAAACATAGCTCCTCTTAGCGTGCCGCATGTCACCAACAGAGATGTCGAGCTGGGGGGATACGCAGTCCCAAAG GGAGTTATAGTAATTGCCAATTTGACATCTGTGCTGTTCGACAAGAAAGAGTGGGAGACGCCTCACACCTTCAATCCAAATCACTTTCTGAATGAGGAGGGCAAGTTTGTGAAACGAGCAGCTTTTCTGCCTTTCTCTCTTG GTAAGCGGGTGTGTCTTGGAGAGAGCCTGGCCAAGATGGAGCTTTTCCTCTTCTTCACCTCCTTCATGCAGCACTTCACATTCTCCATGCCTGCCGGGGTGAAGCCTGATATGGACTACCGCTTTGGGCTCACTCTGACACCGAAGAATTATGAAATCTGCATAACCCCACGTCATTAG